From Mytilus edulis chromosome 9, xbMytEdul2.2, whole genome shotgun sequence, the proteins below share one genomic window:
- the LOC139490054 gene encoding acid-sensing ion channel 5-like: protein MENHYLKLSLLWLFATPSNWSDPFFKEQFFFEKRTLNDVLKDHKIRSQTWVFNGRDLDATEYVSFFILRSGPCLTFDPNGQITADITGSNFNMNAWIDIDAENDYFGESFGTGIKFKIHDPREYPDFDGISDYYVEPGREISAAITKNKFEYLSKPYKAMANNYCREKRNSDGTDYYSTHCLKDCFARHMLASCGCVDFTANNTLYCSKFDVENCTKDIDATARLLKTCDCPMSCEFTRYDARITSTLFPSEFYAEQFDKYFPSHWDVKNYYR, encoded by the exons ATGGAAAATCATTACCTTAAACTAAGTTTACTTTGGTTATTTGCCACACCCAGTAATTGGTCTGATCCGTTTTTcaaagaacaatttttttttgaaaagagaACATTAAACGATGTTTTAAAAGACCACAAAATCCGCTCTCAGACATGGGTGTTTAATGGACGTGATTTGGATGCAACAGAGTACGTGTCATTTTTTATACTAAGGAGTGGTCCATGTCTAACATTCGATCCAAATGGCCAAATAACAGCAGACATCACAGGTTCAAATTTCAACATGAATGCATGGATTGATATTGATGCAGAAAACGATTACTTTGGAGAATCGTTTGGCACAGGAATAAAG tttaaaatacATGATCCTAGAGAGTATCCTGATTTCGATGGAATAAGCGACTACTATGTTGAACCAGGGCGCGAGATTTCTGCTGCAATTACAAAAAATAAG ttCGAATATTTGTCCAAACCATACAAGGCAATGGCTAACAACTACTGTAGAGAAAAACGCAATAGTGATGGGACAGATTATTACTCAACACACTGTTTAAAGGATTGTTTTGCCAGACACATGTTAGCGTCCTGTGGTTGTGTCGACTTTACTGCTAATA ATACTTTGTACTGTTCAAAATTCGACGTAGAAAACTGCACTAAAGATATAG ATGCAACTGCAAGACTTTTAAAGACATGTGATTGTCCAATGTCGTGCGAATTTACAAGATATGACGCTAGGATAACGTCAACATTATTTCCATCCGAATTTTATGCCGAGCAGTTCGACAAATATTTCCCCTCACACTGGGATGTTAAGAACTATTACCGGTAA